In Planctomycetia bacterium, one DNA window encodes the following:
- the clpB gene encoding ATP-dependent chaperone ClpB — translation MRQDQFTIKAMEALQGAESLARRQGHPELSPLHLLAALVEDAHGSAADGGMVVPLLQKAGANVNQIRSIAQSELGRLPKVSGSSPSPSRALQDVIETAQSIAEKMKDEYISTEHLLLALADVKSEAREILTVSGAGRSAIEKALGELRGGARVTSQNPEDTFQALEKYGHDLVELARKGKLDPVIGRDEEIRRCIQVLARRTKNNPVLIGEPGVGKTAIVEGLAQRILAGDVPEALKNKRVVSLDMGALIAGAKYRGEFEERLKAVVREVVESAGAIILFVDELHTVVGAGRTEGSMDAGNLLKPALARGELRCIGATTLEEYRKHIEKDKALERRFQTVYVGEPSVEDTIAILRGLKPKYETHHAVRIQDSAIVAAATLSHRYIADRHLPDKAIDLMDEAASRLRIENDSLPAELDELRRRIMQLEIEREALKKEKDDASRKQLAANEKHLAELKERNTALTAAWENEKRQIESIKAVRQRIETLQTELDEAQRRGELEKAARIRYGELPEAQKQMHEAEEKLAALHREGGGLLREEVTAEEIAEIVSKWTGIPVARMLEGEKEKLLKMEDRLHERVVGQDDAVRAVADAVRRSRAGLGDPNRPIGSFLFLGPTGVGKTELCKALAAFLFDDESAFIRIDMSEFMEQHSVARLIGAPPGYVGYEEGGRLTEAVHRKPYSVILLDEIEKAHRDVFNVLLQVLDDGRLTDGHGRTVDFRNTIVAMTSNIGSEHIQRLSESGAAEVEIEHAVREDLKRHFRPEFLNRVDETIIFHRLGREHLRSIVDIQLKHLRDRLAERGITLTLTPKAVDKLASDGYDPIYGARPLKRLIQQEVENPLARHLLSGDFAPGHSVTVDVGGDGFIFSHSERSRAAIAG, via the coding sequence ATGAGACAGGATCAGTTTACCATCAAGGCGATGGAGGCTTTGCAGGGCGCCGAGTCGCTCGCGCGCCGGCAGGGCCATCCGGAGCTTTCGCCGTTGCATCTCTTGGCCGCACTCGTCGAGGACGCGCACGGCAGCGCGGCGGACGGCGGCATGGTTGTGCCGTTGTTGCAGAAGGCCGGAGCAAACGTCAATCAGATTCGCTCGATCGCACAATCCGAGCTGGGTCGACTGCCGAAGGTCAGCGGTTCGTCGCCGTCGCCGTCGCGCGCGTTGCAGGACGTGATCGAAACGGCACAGTCGATCGCGGAGAAGATGAAGGACGAGTACATCTCCACGGAGCACTTGCTGCTGGCGCTGGCGGACGTGAAAAGCGAAGCGCGGGAGATTCTCACGGTCAGCGGCGCGGGACGATCCGCCATCGAGAAGGCGCTGGGCGAGTTGCGCGGCGGCGCGCGCGTCACGTCGCAGAATCCCGAAGACACGTTTCAGGCACTTGAGAAGTACGGGCACGATCTCGTGGAACTGGCGCGCAAGGGCAAGCTCGATCCGGTCATCGGGCGCGACGAGGAGATCCGCCGTTGCATTCAAGTGCTGGCGCGGCGTACGAAGAACAACCCCGTGCTGATCGGCGAGCCGGGGGTCGGCAAGACGGCCATCGTCGAGGGGCTGGCGCAGCGTATCCTTGCCGGCGACGTGCCGGAAGCGCTCAAGAACAAGCGCGTCGTCTCGCTGGACATGGGGGCGTTGATCGCCGGCGCGAAGTATCGCGGCGAGTTCGAAGAGCGGCTCAAGGCCGTCGTGCGCGAAGTCGTCGAGTCGGCCGGTGCGATCATTCTGTTTGTGGATGAGCTGCACACGGTGGTCGGCGCGGGCAGGACGGAAGGCTCGATGGACGCTGGCAATCTGCTGAAGCCGGCCTTGGCGCGGGGCGAGTTGCGATGCATCGGCGCGACGACGCTGGAGGAGTACCGCAAGCACATCGAGAAAGACAAGGCGCTGGAGCGGCGGTTCCAGACGGTGTACGTCGGCGAGCCGAGCGTGGAAGACACGATCGCCATCCTGCGCGGGTTGAAGCCCAAGTACGAAACGCACCACGCGGTGCGCATTCAGGACTCCGCCATCGTCGCAGCCGCCACGCTCTCGCATCGCTACATCGCGGATCGGCATTTGCCGGACAAGGCCATCGACCTGATGGACGAGGCGGCGTCGCGTCTGCGGATCGAGAACGACAGTTTGCCGGCGGAGTTGGACGAACTGCGGCGTCGCATCATGCAGCTGGAGATCGAGCGCGAGGCGCTGAAGAAGGAAAAGGACGACGCCAGCCGCAAGCAGCTCGCGGCGAACGAGAAGCACCTGGCGGAGCTGAAGGAGCGGAACACCGCGCTGACGGCTGCATGGGAGAACGAGAAACGACAGATTGAATCGATCAAGGCGGTGCGTCAGCGGATCGAGACTTTGCAGACCGAGTTGGATGAGGCGCAGCGCCGCGGCGAACTGGAGAAAGCCGCGCGCATCCGCTATGGCGAACTGCCTGAAGCACAGAAGCAGATGCACGAGGCGGAGGAAAAGCTGGCGGCGCTGCACCGCGAGGGCGGCGGCCTGCTGCGCGAGGAGGTAACGGCCGAGGAGATCGCCGAGATCGTCAGCAAGTGGACGGGCATTCCAGTCGCACGGATGCTCGAAGGCGAGAAGGAAAAGCTGCTGAAGATGGAGGACCGGCTGCACGAGCGCGTCGTCGGTCAGGACGACGCCGTGCGCGCCGTGGCCGATGCGGTTCGGCGAAGTCGCGCCGGTCTGGGCGATCCGAATCGGCCGATCGGCTCGTTCCTGTTCCTGGGTCCGACGGGCGTGGGCAAGACGGAGTTGTGCAAGGCGCTGGCGGCGTTTCTGTTTGACGACGAATCGGCGTTCATCCGCATCGACATGAGCGAGTTCATGGAGCAGCACAGCGTTGCGCGGTTGATCGGCGCGCCGCCGGGCTACGTCGGTTACGAGGAGGGCGGTCGGCTGACGGAGGCCGTGCATCGCAAGCCGTACTCGGTGATCCTGCTGGACGAGATCGAGAAAGCCCATCGCGATGTGTTCAACGTGCTGTTGCAAGTGCTGGACGACGGTCGCCTGACCGACGGTCACGGCCGGACGGTCGACTTTAGAAATACGATTGTCGCAATGACAAGCAACATCGGCAGCGAGCACATCCAGCGGTTGAGCGAATCGGGCGCGGCCGAGGTGGAGATCGAGCACGCCGTGCGCGAGGATCTCAAGCGGCACTTCCGGCCGGAGTTTCTCAACCGCGTGGACGAGACGATCATCTTCCATCGTCTGGGGCGCGAACACCTGCGGTCGATCGTGGACATTCAGCTCAAACACTTGCGCGATCGGCTCGCCGAACGCGGCATCACGCTGACGCTCACCCCCAAGGCGGTGGACAAGCTGGCGAGCGACGGGTACGACCCGATCTACGGCGCGCGACCGCTCAAGCGGCTCATCCAGCAGGAGGTGGAGAATCCGCTGGCGCGGCACCTTTTGTCAGGCGATTTTGCGCCGGGCCATAGCGTGACGGTCGATGTCGGCGGGGACGGTTTTATCTTCTCCCACTCGGAGCGGTCGCGTGCTGCGATTGCTGGATAG
- the sdhA gene encoding succinate dehydrogenase flavoprotein subunit, which produces MAKQRVAMIGGGLAGLAGAMKLAEEGVAVDLVSMVPVKRSHSVCAQGGINSVNTVTRSQGDSEWKHLDDTVYGGDFLNHQPPVKEMTDWGPKIIDLLDRLGVPFNRTPEGNLDRRRFGGTLYKRTAFAGATTGQQLLYALDEQVRRWETEGLITKYEHWEFLGLILDDAGVCKGCVIQDMFSMQLKALRADAVVMATGGCGLIFGKSTMSMICTGGANARAFQEGVKYANGEFIQVHPTAIPGADKLRLMSESARGEGGRVWVPRKPQDPRDPMTIPESERYYFLEERYPTYGNLVPRDIATREIFDVCVNGGLSVEKEDLCVYLDLTHLPPTAHHKLEGILEIYEKFAGGDPRTTPMKIFPAVHYSMGGLWVDYEKDAKTGGLALGSPRNQMTNVPGVYAIGEADYQYHGANRLGANSLLSCIFAGLITAPSIINYFKGCKSAAADAPAPLFDGAVKRHHDKFKALAARTGEENAYELHQELGRTMTANCTVVRYNDKIKQTLAKLDELAERYQKAPLSDTGQWTNQNLSFVRALGDMIVLARVIALGALQRDECRGAHYKPDFEISGLDPTAGDMTAQARKWCQLFKKRNDDWLKTTIAEHTPSGPKMSYEAVDVSLIPPRPRTYGLKGAEEIERIWKTEFSAGSAGTEKKQAPVAV; this is translated from the coding sequence ATGGCAAAGCAACGAGTGGCGATGATCGGCGGCGGGTTGGCGGGGTTGGCCGGGGCGATGAAGCTGGCCGAAGAGGGCGTGGCCGTCGATCTGGTCAGCATGGTGCCGGTGAAGCGATCGCACAGCGTCTGCGCGCAGGGCGGCATCAACAGCGTGAACACCGTGACGCGCTCGCAGGGCGACAGCGAGTGGAAGCACCTCGATGACACGGTCTACGGCGGCGACTTTCTCAATCATCAGCCGCCGGTGAAGGAGATGACCGACTGGGGGCCGAAAATCATCGACCTGCTCGATCGACTCGGCGTGCCGTTCAACCGCACCCCCGAAGGAAATCTCGACCGTCGTCGATTTGGTGGCACGCTCTACAAGCGCACGGCTTTCGCCGGCGCGACGACCGGCCAGCAATTGCTGTACGCGCTGGATGAGCAGGTGCGCCGATGGGAGACCGAGGGGCTGATCACCAAATACGAACACTGGGAGTTTCTGGGACTGATTCTCGACGACGCCGGCGTCTGCAAGGGCTGCGTCATTCAGGACATGTTCTCGATGCAGCTGAAAGCGCTTCGGGCCGACGCGGTCGTGATGGCGACCGGCGGTTGCGGGCTGATCTTCGGCAAGAGCACCATGTCGATGATCTGCACCGGCGGCGCCAACGCGCGGGCCTTCCAGGAAGGCGTGAAGTACGCCAACGGCGAATTCATCCAGGTGCATCCGACGGCGATTCCCGGGGCCGACAAGCTGCGACTCATGAGCGAGAGCGCCCGCGGCGAGGGCGGCCGCGTCTGGGTCCCGCGCAAGCCGCAGGATCCGCGCGATCCGATGACGATTCCCGAAAGCGAGCGCTACTATTTCCTCGAAGAGCGTTACCCGACCTACGGCAACCTCGTCCCGCGCGACATCGCCACGCGGGAAATTTTCGACGTGTGCGTCAACGGCGGCCTGTCGGTGGAGAAGGAAGACCTCTGCGTCTATCTCGATCTGACGCACCTCCCCCCCACCGCCCATCACAAACTCGAAGGCATCCTGGAGATTTACGAAAAGTTCGCCGGCGGCGACCCGCGCACGACGCCCATGAAAATCTTCCCCGCCGTGCACTACTCCATGGGCGGCCTCTGGGTCGATTACGAGAAGGACGCAAAGACCGGCGGGCTGGCGCTCGGCTCGCCGCGCAACCAGATGACCAACGTGCCGGGTGTGTATGCCATCGGCGAGGCGGATTATCAGTATCACGGCGCGAACCGCCTCGGCGCGAACTCGCTGCTTTCGTGCATCTTCGCCGGGCTGATCACGGCCCCCTCGATCATCAACTACTTCAAAGGCTGTAAATCGGCCGCTGCCGATGCCCCAGCCCCCCTGTTTGACGGTGCCGTCAAACGGCACCATGACAAGTTCAAGGCGCTGGCCGCGCGAACCGGCGAGGAAAACGCTTATGAACTGCACCAGGAACTGGGCCGCACGATGACGGCGAACTGCACGGTGGTGCGTTACAACGACAAGATCAAGCAGACGCTGGCGAAGCTCGACGAGCTGGCCGAACGGTACCAGAAGGCCCCGCTATCGGACACGGGCCAATGGACGAATCAGAATCTGTCCTTCGTGCGGGCGCTGGGCGACATGATCGTGCTCGCCAGGGTCATCGCGCTGGGTGCCTTGCAGCGCGACGAATGCCGCGGCGCACACTACAAACCGGACTTTGAAATCAGCGGCCTGGACCCGACCGCCGGCGACATGACGGCGCAGGCGCGCAAATGGTGCCAGCTCTTCAAAAAGCGTAACGACGACTGGCTCAAGACAACCATCGCCGAACACACGCCGTCCGGACCGAAGATGTCCTACGAGGCGGTGGACGTCAGCCTGATTCCGCCGCGACCGCGAACGTACGGCCTGAAGGGCGCGGAGGAAATCGAGCGCATCTGGAAGACGGAATTCTCCGCCGGCAGCGCGGGCACGGAGAAGAAACAGGCTCCGGTCGCCGTTTGA
- a CDS encoding LysM peptidoglycan-binding domain-containing protein has translation MATRYPFRFSRSRVSTAVGAVWCAAMWITLSGCPAPERTTSQPAASDEVDARSATLGGSDEAADYVQPGEVPGRVHIVEPGDTLYSLAVRYYGSGLKYNRILVANRNRLKDPRNLPVGMKLIIP, from the coding sequence ATGGCGACACGCTACCCATTTCGCTTCTCGCGCTCCCGTGTTTCGACGGCGGTGGGGGCCGTTTGGTGCGCGGCGATGTGGATCACGCTTTCGGGGTGCCCTGCTCCGGAACGAACGACGTCGCAGCCGGCGGCCAGCGATGAGGTTGACGCCAGATCAGCGACCCTGGGCGGTTCGGATGAGGCGGCGGACTACGTGCAGCCCGGTGAAGTGCCCGGTCGCGTCCACATCGTTGAGCCGGGCGACACGCTGTACAGCCTCGCCGTGCGCTATTACGGAAGCGGTCTAAAATACAATCGTATTCTTGTCGCGAATCGAAACCGCCTGAAAGACCCGCGGAATCTCCCCGTGGGCATGAAGCTCATTATTCCATGA
- the recG gene encoding ATP-dependent DNA helicase RecG, whose product MSTAAARSAPSLTDQVQFLPGVGPKRAAALERLGIRTCGDLLYHLPHRHERNEARTIIHLDYDTSATVVGRVTAVRTEGRWRGGRTTATLIDNTGRCSLVWFNAPWMADKIRRGDVVRASGKVTEFQRLPQLVNPKIEVLGADAPPVDESAPARFEAVYPASQELPAPVIARLIHAHLDRLLSLVRDPLPPDHLKRRGLIGLAAALRGMHRPRSDGESIQARRRLAYDELLLLQLAVGRRRATRAGDTARPLPSTPEIDARIRRRFPFMLTPGQDRAIRALTADLARRRPMHRLLQGDVGCGKTVVALYAALLAVANRTQAAIMAPTELLAEQHLRSITRYLEGSRVRFARLTGGMRKADRAATLRALAAGEIDLVVGTHALIQSDVTFKCLGLVIIDEQHRFGVRQRAVLRQKGLSPHYLVMTATPIPRTLAMTVFGDLDVTTIQGLPPGRSPIQTRVVTPVGREAAWRFVNQCLAAGEQAYVVYPVIDESDTQQIRAASRESQRLAQEVFPGRAVGLLHGRLAADERDRVMKEFLARRIDVLVATTVIEVGIDVPNATVMVIEHAERYGLSQLHQLRGRIGRGAKPGTCLLMTDSRAAADNERLRIMESTQDGFKIAEEDLRLRGPGELIGARQHGLPALHAADLIGDAALLRLAQQDADDILRGDPALAKPAHAALRAALHERHRDALQLVHTG is encoded by the coding sequence ATGAGCACTGCTGCCGCCCGCTCCGCGCCCTCGCTGACCGACCAGGTCCAGTTTCTGCCCGGCGTCGGTCCGAAGCGCGCCGCGGCCCTGGAGCGGCTGGGCATTCGCACCTGTGGCGATCTGCTTTACCATCTGCCGCATCGACACGAGCGCAACGAAGCGCGCACGATCATCCACCTCGATTACGACACCAGCGCCACCGTCGTCGGGCGCGTCACCGCCGTGCGGACCGAGGGTCGCTGGCGCGGCGGACGCACCACGGCCACCTTGATCGACAACACCGGCCGATGCAGCCTCGTGTGGTTCAACGCGCCCTGGATGGCGGACAAGATTCGCCGCGGCGACGTCGTGCGCGCCAGCGGCAAGGTCACGGAGTTTCAGCGTTTGCCGCAACTCGTGAACCCGAAGATCGAGGTGCTGGGGGCGGATGCGCCACCCGTGGATGAATCGGCTCCCGCCCGATTCGAGGCGGTCTACCCCGCGTCGCAGGAGTTGCCGGCGCCGGTCATCGCGAGACTGATTCATGCACACCTGGATCGACTTCTGTCGCTGGTGCGCGATCCGCTGCCGCCCGATCACCTGAAGCGCCGCGGGCTGATCGGGCTGGCCGCCGCGTTGCGCGGGATGCATCGCCCGCGAAGCGATGGCGAATCGATTCAGGCACGGCGCCGGCTCGCATACGACGAGCTGCTGCTGCTCCAGCTTGCCGTCGGTCGCCGGCGTGCGACGCGCGCCGGCGATACGGCGCGGCCGCTGCCGTCTACGCCGGAGATCGACGCGCGGATACGACGCCGCTTTCCCTTCATGCTCACGCCGGGGCAGGATCGAGCGATTCGCGCGCTCACCGCCGATCTGGCCCGCCGTCGGCCGATGCACCGACTGCTTCAGGGGGACGTGGGCTGTGGCAAGACCGTTGTTGCGTTGTACGCCGCGCTGCTCGCCGTCGCCAATCGAACCCAAGCGGCAATCATGGCGCCGACCGAACTGCTCGCCGAGCAGCACCTGCGATCGATCACGCGCTACCTCGAAGGCAGCCGCGTGCGGTTCGCGCGCCTCACGGGCGGGATGCGCAAGGCCGATCGTGCGGCGACCCTTCGTGCGCTGGCCGCTGGAGAGATCGATCTCGTCGTTGGCACGCACGCGCTGATTCAATCCGACGTGACGTTCAAATGCCTGGGGTTGGTCATCATCGACGAGCAGCATCGTTTCGGCGTGCGCCAGCGCGCGGTGCTCCGTCAGAAGGGGCTGTCTCCTCACTACCTCGTCATGACGGCGACGCCCATCCCGCGCACCCTGGCGATGACCGTCTTCGGGGATCTGGACGTCACCACGATACAGGGGTTGCCCCCGGGGCGGTCACCGATTCAGACGCGCGTCGTGACACCCGTCGGGCGCGAGGCTGCGTGGCGGTTCGTCAATCAGTGCCTCGCAGCCGGCGAACAGGCCTACGTGGTCTATCCCGTCATCGACGAGTCCGACACGCAGCAAATTCGAGCGGCCTCGCGCGAGTCCCAGCGGCTGGCGCAGGAGGTCTTTCCCGGCCGCGCCGTCGGATTGCTGCACGGGCGCCTCGCCGCCGACGAGCGCGATCGCGTCATGAAGGAATTCCTCGCCCGGCGGATCGACGTGCTCGTGGCCACGACCGTGATCGAAGTCGGCATCGACGTGCCCAACGCCACCGTGATGGTGATTGAGCACGCCGAGCGCTACGGCCTTTCGCAGCTTCACCAGTTGCGCGGGCGAATTGGTCGTGGAGCGAAGCCGGGGACATGCCTGCTGATGACCGACTCGCGTGCCGCAGCGGACAACGAGCGGCTGCGCATCATGGAATCGACGCAGGATGGCTTCAAAATCGCGGAGGAGGACTTGCGACTGCGCGGACCGGGAGAATTGATCGGCGCGAGGCAGCATGGGTTGCCTGCGTTGCACGCAGCCGATTTGATCGGGGACGCGGCGCTGCTTCGGCTGGCCCAGCAGGACGCCGATGATATCTTGCGGGGCGATCCGGCGCTGGCCAAGCCGGCGCACGCGGCGTTGCGCGCAGCCCTGCATGAGCGGCATCGCGACGCGCTTCAGCTCGTTCATACAGGGTAG
- a CDS encoding HlyC/CorC family transporter: MHEPSLFLQLLLVPILIGVNAFFVAAEYAVVTMRGTRIEELRRQGIEAALLLSRLKEDVSGSLATIQICITATNLLIGAVTEPSMTRLIVWLLQPLNFILPASYARPIGLITGLLIVTFLTVVLSELLPKALTLQYTERIALFVARPIQLCHIVCLPLVRVMNWTGNGIVRMLGLGRIRIEEPVPTEDELEIMVDRADDAGEFQEEHGELLRRAFDFADLTVRHVMIPMHSAGVAPSNWTVEELAAYLHERPYTRWPIRDPATGKVNGVVNVKMALYANAIAAGQAVILHDLATPVRYLDPDEPLIDALEDLRTSRQHLAVVRDKTGNELGIVTLEDILASIVGDIRSETRQWPIRRPR; the protein is encoded by the coding sequence ATGCACGAGCCTTCCCTGTTTCTACAATTGCTCCTGGTGCCGATTCTCATCGGCGTGAATGCTTTTTTTGTGGCTGCCGAGTACGCCGTGGTCACGATGCGCGGCACGCGAATTGAGGAATTGCGGCGCCAGGGCATCGAAGCCGCCTTGCTGTTGTCGCGTCTGAAGGAGGACGTCAGCGGCTCGCTGGCCACCATTCAAATCTGCATCACGGCCACCAATCTTCTCATCGGCGCCGTCACCGAGCCGAGCATGACGCGACTCATCGTCTGGCTGCTTCAGCCGCTCAATTTCATTCTGCCCGCGTCCTATGCGCGGCCCATCGGACTCATCACCGGCCTGCTGATCGTCACTTTCCTGACGGTCGTGTTAAGTGAATTGCTGCCCAAGGCGCTGACCTTGCAATACACCGAGCGCATCGCGCTGTTCGTGGCTCGCCCGATTCAGCTTTGCCACATCGTCTGCCTGCCGCTGGTGCGCGTGATGAACTGGACCGGCAACGGCATCGTCCGCATGCTTGGCCTCGGTCGCATCAGGATCGAGGAGCCGGTGCCGACCGAGGACGAGTTGGAGATCATGGTCGATCGCGCCGATGACGCCGGTGAGTTCCAGGAGGAGCACGGCGAACTGCTCCGGCGGGCCTTCGACTTCGCCGATCTTACGGTTCGGCATGTCATGATTCCGATGCATTCCGCGGGCGTCGCGCCGAGCAACTGGACCGTCGAGGAACTCGCCGCCTACCTGCACGAGCGGCCTTACACGCGCTGGCCGATCCGCGACCCGGCCACCGGCAAGGTGAACGGCGTCGTCAACGTGAAGATGGCGCTGTATGCCAACGCGATTGCCGCGGGACAGGCCGTGATTCTCCACGATCTCGCCACGCCGGTGCGTTACCTCGATCCGGACGAGCCTTTGATCGACGCATTGGAGGATCTGCGCACCAGCCGCCAGCATCTCGCCGTGGTTCGCGACAAAACCGGTAACGAACTCGGCATCGTGACGCTGGAAGATATTCTCGCGTCGATTGTCGGCGACATTCGCAGCGAGACGCGCCAATGGCCGATCCGCCGCCCGCGTTGA
- a CDS encoding insulinase family protein — MRRTLLVGFLFGALITPALAAERQYAFEQIELSNGMKVISLEDFSCPIVAVQVWYHVGAKNEEEGRQGFAHMFEHMMFRGTDRLNETAHFDNIRRVGGDCNAYTSFDQTVYVQEVPSNQLELVLWLESERMAFLKIDQNGFDTERKVVEEELRQGHNRPYGRVPEKLLAEIYGDKPYGWTPGGQISHLRKTPLEDISAFWDKYYLPSNATLVVVGAVKHAEVQGLAKKYFDWIPGGPKPKPVMAPPIKQSKPRAVTIKEDKGPLPILGTVYRTVPMTHPDALPLQMCLGILGGGESSRLYQDIVKDKKIAQVALGGAFALEADGFAGAGGVLLPLVGKKKELMQTIREHIKKIRSEPVTEEELTKMKNQMRRGEIAGALTVASKAGQLGSYAVLYGDAERINKRLAEIDAVTVADIQRVAKKYLIDKHRIDITVEPNVAGALGSLFGGKGSEDEGPEPPKLENRIAKRTGPKAEAKRPEGFPDQPPAGKMMDDLPPIPYTEKKLDNGLRVAVVANHEVPMVTMVLGIKSGAWTEKLPGTAMTAMAMLTHGTKTRTAKQLAETLEFNAISLGGSADMDTARLTCSAMLPQLDLAGELLADVLRNPTFPKDEFTIMQQQQKMGMLISTKTPEYLAEREMRRQMYGSHPYSRTPSGELEDLDAVTIEALREWWAEHVRPENCVLYFAGDITPDDAFKLAAKHLGDWKVEGTFTPPTLPEAPGPKQTHIYLVDRPGSVQSQIRIGHRSITRSDPAYFTSRVLGQIFGGGFNSRLNKAVRVEKGLTYGARGGFNARRFGGELQISTFTKTPSTAETVKVVMNEIEKMRAAPPEAGELNDTKTYIVGSFPGDRETPEATVGDLWMIETQNLPSDYLQRLLKGVRDTTADDVLNAAKSLIDPKNMTVIVVGEAKQIKNDLEKIAPVTVVNAPAGEEEARDGEAAPGGEEKP; from the coding sequence ATGCGACGCACACTGCTGGTCGGCTTTCTTTTCGGCGCGCTGATCACGCCGGCCCTCGCCGCCGAGCGCCAGTACGCTTTCGAGCAGATCGAACTCTCCAACGGCATGAAGGTCATCTCGCTGGAGGATTTCTCCTGCCCCATCGTCGCCGTGCAGGTCTGGTATCACGTCGGCGCGAAGAACGAGGAAGAGGGGCGGCAGGGCTTCGCCCACATGTTCGAACACATGATGTTCCGCGGGACCGACCGCCTCAACGAGACGGCGCACTTCGACAACATTCGTCGCGTCGGAGGCGATTGCAACGCCTACACTTCGTTTGACCAAACCGTCTACGTTCAGGAAGTGCCGTCGAACCAGCTTGAACTCGTCCTCTGGCTTGAGTCCGAACGCATGGCGTTTCTCAAGATCGATCAGAACGGATTCGACACCGAGCGCAAAGTCGTGGAAGAAGAACTGCGCCAGGGTCACAACCGACCCTACGGCCGAGTCCCCGAAAAACTCCTCGCCGAAATCTACGGCGACAAGCCCTACGGCTGGACGCCCGGTGGGCAGATTTCGCACCTGCGCAAGACGCCGCTGGAGGACATCTCCGCGTTCTGGGACAAGTACTACCTTCCGAGCAATGCGACGCTCGTCGTCGTCGGCGCGGTGAAGCACGCCGAGGTGCAGGGGCTAGCGAAAAAGTATTTTGACTGGATCCCCGGCGGGCCGAAGCCCAAGCCGGTGATGGCGCCGCCGATCAAGCAGTCCAAACCGCGCGCCGTGACCATCAAGGAAGACAAAGGACCGTTGCCGATCCTCGGCACGGTTTATCGCACCGTGCCGATGACCCATCCCGACGCCCTGCCGTTGCAGATGTGCCTGGGCATTCTCGGCGGCGGTGAATCGAGCCGCCTTTACCAGGACATCGTGAAGGACAAAAAGATCGCGCAGGTGGCGCTGGGCGGCGCGTTCGCGCTGGAAGCCGACGGCTTCGCCGGCGCGGGCGGTGTGCTGCTGCCGCTGGTCGGCAAGAAGAAAGAGCTTATGCAGACCATCCGCGAGCACATCAAAAAGATTCGCAGCGAGCCGGTCACCGAGGAAGAACTCACGAAAATGAAGAACCAGATGCGCCGCGGAGAGATCGCCGGCGCGCTCACCGTCGCCAGCAAGGCCGGCCAACTCGGCAGCTACGCCGTCCTCTACGGCGATGCCGAGCGAATCAACAAACGCCTCGCGGAGATCGACGCCGTCACCGTGGCGGACATTCAGCGCGTCGCGAAGAAATACCTGATCGACAAGCATCGCATTGACATCACCGTCGAGCCGAACGTCGCCGGCGCCCTCGGGTCGCTGTTCGGCGGCAAGGGCAGCGAGGACGAAGGGCCCGAGCCGCCCAAGCTCGAGAACCGCATTGCCAAGCGCACCGGTCCCAAGGCCGAGGCGAAGCGGCCAGAAGGTTTCCCCGACCAGCCGCCCGCCGGAAAGATGATGGACGATCTGCCGCCGATTCCGTACACCGAGAAGAAACTCGACAATGGTCTGCGTGTTGCGGTCGTGGCGAACCACGAAGTGCCGATGGTCACGATGGTCCTCGGCATCAAGAGCGGCGCCTGGACCGAGAAACTCCCCGGCACGGCCATGACCGCCATGGCCATGCTGACCCACGGCACCAAGACGCGCACGGCCAAGCAGCTCGCCGAGACGCTTGAGTTCAACGCCATCTCGCTCGGCGGATCGGCCGATATGGACACGGCGCGGCTCACCTGCTCGGCGATGCTGCCGCAACTGGACCTGGCAGGCGAACTGCTCGCCGACGTGCTGCGCAACCCGACCTTCCCGAAGGACGAGTTCACCATCATGCAGCAGCAGCAGAAGATGGGCATGCTCATCTCCACGAAAACGCCCGAGTACCTCGCCGAACGCGAAATGCGCCGGCAGATGTACGGCAGCCATCCCTACTCCCGCACGCCCTCGGGCGAGTTGGAAGACCTCGACGCCGTCACGATCGAAGCCCTGCGCGAATGGTGGGCCGAGCATGTGCGACCGGAGAATTGCGTCCTGTACTTCGCCGGGGACATCACGCCGGACGACGCCTTCAAGCTGGCCGCCAAGCACCTGGGCGATTGGAAGGTCGAGGGCACGTTCACGCCGCCGACTCTGCCAGAGGCCCCCGGCCCCAAGCAGACCCATATCTACCTCGTCGATCGCCCCGGCAGCGTGCAGAGCCAGATTCGCATCGGCCATCGCAGCATCACGCGAAGCGACCCGGCCTATTTCACCAGCCGCGTCCTCGGGCAGATCTTCGGCGGCGGATTCAACAGCCGGCTGAACAAGGCCGTGCGCGTCGAGAAGGGACTGACCTACGGCGCACGCGGCGGGTTCAACGCGCGGCGCTTCGGCGGTGAGTTACAGATCAGCACGTTCACCAAGACCCCCAGCACGGCCGAGACGGTCAAAGTCGTGATGAATGAAATCGAGAAGATGCGCGCGGCCCCGCCCGAAGCCGGCGAATTAAATGACACAAAAACCTATATCGTGGGGTCTTTCCCAGGGGATCGCGAAACTCCCGAAGCGACGGTCGGCGATCTCTGGATGATCGAAACGCAGAACCTGCCGAGCGATTACCTCCAACGGCTGCTCAAGGGCGTGCGCGACACGACAGCCGACGACGTGCTCAACGCCGCCAAGTCGCTGATCGACCCGAAGAACATGACGGTGATCGTGGTCGGCGAGGCGAAGCAGATCAAGAACGATCTCGAAAAGATCGCGCCGGTGACCGTGGTCAACGCTCCGGCGGGGGAGGAGGAGGCAAGGGATGGCGAAGCCGCGCCGGGCGGGGAGGAAAAACCGTAG